Proteins found in one Arachis stenosperma cultivar V10309 chromosome 8, arast.V10309.gnm1.PFL2, whole genome shotgun sequence genomic segment:
- the LOC130946029 gene encoding uncharacterized protein LOC130946029, with protein MEEFVVDGQRADCGQFKHGTFEKLALKMLEAFPGCTLTAKHCKNKHKRLKEKYQYTADMLACSGFGWNHDKQCVEVDSKDVLDAWMKAHPTKFYSPGKPFPLFHRLEGIFGRDRATGAAAVSGFDAEEQVNEETEDTAVGFDESDMSPYPENGRGPAMQGQASQSEAGASAGSTRRYGRKRKQLDVLERMADHIQQSSADQRKNAQLIADAIVGVNEKWKVGEKLTQLGFGDDEVVRAILKFAESPNVYAHFWGLSDSQMIGLVRSII; from the exons ATGGAGGAGTTTGTCGTAGACGGTCAGAGGGCTGATTGTGGGCAGTTTAAACATGGAACATTCGAGAAACTGGCTCTGAAGATGCTGGAGGCCTTCCCCGGTTGTACACTGACCGCGAAGCACTGCAAGAATAAGCACAAGCGGTTGAAGGAGAAGTACCAGTACACCGCTGACATGCTTGCTTGTAGCGGATTCGGCTGGAACCATGACAAACAATGTGTGGAGGTTGACAGCAAAGATGTCCTTGATGCATGGATGAAG GCACATCCGACCAAGTTCTACAGTCCTGGCAAGCCATTTCCTCTTTTTCACCGGCTGGAGGGTATATTTGGCAGGGATAGAGCCACAGGAGCAGCAGCAGTTAGTGGTTTTGATGCGGAGGAACAGGTTAACGAAGAGACAGAAGACACTGCAGTTGGATTTGACGAGTCTGATATGTCTCCATATCCAGAAAATGGCAGAGGGCCAGCAATGCAAGGACAAGCATCACAATCTGAAGCAGGTGCGAGTGCAGGAAGCACAAGGCGATatgggaggaagagaaaacaaCTTGACGTACTGGAGAGGATGGCCGACCATATTCAGCAATCTTCAGCTGACCAAAGGAAGAATGCCCAACTGATAGCTGATGCCATTGTCGGTGTGAACGAGAAGTGGAAGGTTGGCGAGAAGCTCACACAGCTTGGGTTTGGTGATGACGAGGTGGTGAGGGCGATTTTGAAGTTTGCTGAAAGTCCTAACGTGTATGCACACTTCTGGGGCTTGTCAGATTCACAGATGATTGGCCTTGTTCGCTCTATTATATGA